In one window of Halococcus salifodinae DSM 8989 DNA:
- a CDS encoding ABC transporter substrate-binding protein produces MSNGSEGGSDHSRTESTSAPSASEESFTVALARDPTREKWDIYRGITPYYTHVFEPLVDTTEDMETAPLLATEWTAVDDTTWEFSLRDGVTFHNGDSLGADAVVHSFDRVFEQLSWVPGWIGVEPDGVTAVDDATVRFRTTEPFPAFPGTISHNYFGIQHPDATEKPVGTGPFQVKNVEEEQSITLTPDENYRGGTASPAELTFEWIKDPNTRVLSLEKGSVDIAQKVPKSRATAIDEASETAIETHLTPETSLVAVNLYRAPTDDERLRQALSWAVDQRRIVESVLNGMGKPARGPISSIVPWAVHDDLPTDEPDRDRARELVEQSGYSGETLSILINSENTDDRTIAQILSGWFEEIGVGSEIRQVDPASFYDTFTAGEANLTLVSFGSNSAACDYLIRAMFHSDGSDNRKLHEQNGTGIYNPGEEIDRLIEQGYRAETLEEKRDRYGEVQRRVVDTGAVVPLYYNDYAFGRRASVAGIDKHPIANMIDWSDLSRNQ; encoded by the coding sequence GTGTCGAACGGCTCGGAAGGCGGTTCGGACCACTCACGAACCGAGTCGACGAGCGCACCGTCTGCCTCGGAGGAATCGTTCACTGTAGCTCTCGCCCGTGACCCGACCCGAGAGAAATGGGACATCTACCGCGGCATCACTCCGTACTACACACACGTCTTCGAACCGCTCGTGGACACCACCGAGGACATGGAGACCGCGCCGTTGCTGGCCACGGAGTGGACGGCAGTCGACGACACGACGTGGGAGTTTTCGCTTCGAGACGGCGTCACCTTCCACAACGGCGATTCGCTGGGTGCCGACGCCGTGGTTCACTCGTTCGACCGCGTCTTCGAGCAGCTGTCGTGGGTTCCGGGCTGGATCGGTGTCGAACCCGACGGCGTCACCGCAGTGGACGACGCCACGGTCCGCTTCCGGACGACGGAGCCGTTTCCCGCGTTTCCCGGCACGATCTCACACAACTACTTCGGAATCCAACATCCCGATGCGACCGAGAAACCGGTTGGAACCGGCCCTTTCCAGGTGAAAAACGTCGAGGAAGAGCAGTCGATCACGCTCACACCGGACGAGAACTACCGAGGAGGAACTGCGAGCCCCGCGGAGCTCACGTTCGAATGGATCAAGGACCCCAATACGCGCGTTCTGTCGCTCGAAAAAGGATCGGTCGACATCGCACAGAAAGTCCCGAAGAGCAGAGCCACGGCCATCGACGAGGCGTCCGAAACGGCTATCGAGACCCATCTCACACCGGAGACGAGTCTCGTTGCGGTCAACCTCTACAGAGCACCGACCGACGATGAACGGCTTCGCCAGGCCCTCAGCTGGGCCGTCGATCAGCGCCGGATCGTCGAAAGTGTCCTGAACGGGATGGGGAAACCGGCACGAGGTCCGATCTCGTCGATCGTCCCGTGGGCCGTCCACGACGATCTCCCCACCGACGAGCCGGACAGGGATCGGGCACGGGAACTGGTCGAGCAGTCCGGCTACAGCGGCGAAACGCTCTCGATACTGATCAACAGCGAAAACACCGACGACAGAACGATCGCGCAGATTCTTTCGGGGTGGTTCGAGGAGATCGGAGTCGGGAGCGAAATCCGACAGGTCGATCCGGCGTCGTTCTACGATACGTTCACCGCCGGTGAGGCGAACCTGACGCTCGTCAGTTTCGGATCGAACAGCGCCGCCTGTGATTACCTCATCCGAGCGATGTTCCACTCCGACGGCAGCGACAACCGGAAGCTCCACGAGCAGAACGGAACCGGCATTTACAACCCCGGTGAGGAGATCGATCGCCTCATCGAGCAGGGATACCGAGCCGAAACGCTGGAAGAAAAGCGCGATCGCTACGGCGAGGTGCAACGACGGGTCGTCGACACTGGTGCGGTCGTCCCGCTGTACTACAACGACTACGCCTTCGGCCGACGGGCGAGCGTCGCCGGCATCGACAAACATCCCATTGCCAACATGATCGACTGGTCCGATCTGTCGCGGAACCAATGA
- a CDS encoding nucleoside phosphorylase, with product MRGVIDGCDASYGSGDRNLYTSTAFLGRMPYPNSPEKHDWEALITPRASLDYFHDEPDPVPKSLVLCFHDGLLDHVAESYAVTGFETWDTGYALGTTDGEVGIVRVPGVGAPVTALLMEELIARGAERFLALGHVGSLQPDVALGDLVVVDRALRDEGTSHHYLDAGAYVDATPALCDRLEAALDAADETYHTGPTWTTDAVYRETIPEIERYREDGIMTVDMEAAAVFVVAEHRGVDAGALFTISDHLDPSGWEPRFAETGEHLERAFARAVAALSD from the coding sequence ATGCGGGGTGTTATCGATGGCTGTGATGCGAGCTACGGCAGCGGCGACAGGAATTTATATACATCGACGGCCTTCCTCGGACGAATGCCGTACCCGAACAGTCCGGAAAAACACGACTGGGAGGCGCTGATCACGCCACGGGCGAGCCTCGATTATTTCCACGACGAGCCGGATCCGGTACCGAAGTCGCTCGTCCTGTGTTTTCACGACGGGCTTCTCGATCACGTCGCCGAGAGCTACGCCGTCACCGGGTTCGAAACGTGGGATACGGGGTACGCGCTCGGTACAACTGATGGTGAGGTCGGGATCGTTCGCGTGCCTGGCGTTGGCGCGCCGGTGACCGCCCTCCTGATGGAGGAGCTGATCGCCCGCGGGGCCGAGCGATTCCTCGCGCTCGGGCACGTCGGCAGCCTCCAGCCGGACGTCGCGCTCGGCGATCTGGTCGTCGTCGACCGCGCGCTGCGCGACGAGGGAACCTCACATCACTACCTCGATGCCGGAGCGTACGTCGACGCGACGCCCGCGCTGTGCGACCGACTCGAAGCCGCACTCGATGCAGCAGACGAAACCTACCATACCGGCCCGACGTGGACCACGGACGCGGTCTACCGGGAGACGATCCCCGAGATCGAGCGCTACCGCGAGGACGGCATCATGACTGTGGACATGGAGGCCGCGGCGGTGTTCGTGGTCGCGGAGCATCGTGGCGTCGATGCGGGCGCACTCTTTACTATCAGCGACCACCTCGACCCGTCGGGCTGGGAGCCACGGTTCGCCGAGACGGGCGAGCACCTCGAACGCGCGTTCGCGCGGGCCGTCGCGGCGCTCTCCGACTGA
- a CDS encoding CHY zinc finger protein: MTDQSDGDGRGDTTDDHALDVPLRGVEVDPETRCRHYRTDRDVVAIALPCCETFYPCIECHEVLADHETSRWPQARFDERAVLCGRCGARLSITAYLDCDHRCPECDGAFNPGCQHHWDRYFAVE; this comes from the coding sequence ATGACCGACCAGTCCGATGGGGACGGGCGTGGCGACACGACCGACGATCACGCACTCGACGTCCCGCTCCGCGGGGTCGAAGTCGACCCCGAAACGCGCTGTCGGCACTACCGGACCGACCGCGACGTGGTCGCCATCGCGCTCCCGTGCTGTGAGACGTTCTACCCCTGCATCGAGTGTCACGAGGTGCTCGCCGACCACGAGACGAGCCGGTGGCCGCAGGCACGCTTCGACGAACGGGCCGTGCTCTGTGGACGCTGTGGCGCGCGGCTCTCGATCACGGCGTACCTCGACTGCGATCATCGCTGTCCGGAGTGTGACGGCGCGTTCAATCCCGGCTGTCAGCATCATTGGGATCGGTACTTCGCCGTCGAGTAG
- the nikC gene encoding nickel transporter permease: MSETPADVQPRRADEERKQRSDGERRRWTGVLPSSPLTQFGVIVVFAMLVFAVFGPIVSPYGPAEQDLLSRLQPPSLAHPLGTDQLGRDVLTRLSHGARLSLGIAIAVTTVRLVVGTVVGLVAGYAGGWVDEALMRLVDTLLAFPGIVLALVIAGVLGPSLVNVMLALAVVGWASYARLIRSSVLSVREREFVTASRLVGRSRIHVTARHLLPNVVAPVVVLGTLDIGGVILGTAGLSFLGLGAQPPTAEWGTMLASGRPYLRQAWWLVNAPGGCIMLTVLGFNLLGDSLRDRLSPAQSARTEQL, translated from the coding sequence GTGAGTGAGACGCCAGCCGACGTGCAACCACGGCGAGCGGACGAGGAACGGAAACAGCGATCGGACGGGGAACGGAGACGGTGGACGGGCGTGCTCCCGTCGAGCCCCCTCACACAGTTCGGTGTGATCGTCGTGTTCGCCATGCTCGTGTTCGCGGTGTTCGGGCCGATCGTGTCGCCGTACGGCCCGGCCGAGCAGGACCTCCTCAGTCGACTGCAACCGCCATCGTTGGCCCATCCACTCGGCACCGATCAGCTCGGTCGCGACGTGCTCACACGGCTCTCACACGGAGCCAGGCTGTCGCTCGGCATCGCCATCGCCGTGACGACCGTCCGGCTCGTCGTCGGTACGGTGGTCGGTCTCGTCGCGGGCTACGCCGGCGGGTGGGTCGACGAAGCACTGATGCGACTCGTCGACACGCTGCTCGCGTTTCCCGGGATCGTGCTTGCGCTCGTCATCGCCGGCGTTCTCGGGCCGAGTCTGGTGAACGTGATGCTCGCGCTGGCCGTCGTCGGTTGGGCATCGTACGCCAGACTGATCCGTAGCAGCGTCCTCTCGGTTCGAGAACGGGAGTTCGTGACCGCTTCCCGGCTGGTCGGTCGATCCCGGATACACGTCACCGCCCGCCACCTGCTGCCGAACGTCGTCGCGCCCGTCGTCGTTCTCGGGACGCTCGATATCGGCGGCGTCATCCTCGGGACTGCGGGGCTGTCCTTTCTCGGACTGGGTGCCCAACCGCCGACAGCCGAGTGGGGAACGATGCTCGCGTCGGGGCGTCCCTACCTTCGACAGGCGTGGTGGCTCGTCAACGCCCCAGGGGGCTGTATCATGCTCACCGTCCTCGGGTTCAACCTCTTGGGCGACAGTCTCAGAGACAGGCTCTCACCGGCTCAGTCGGCCCGAACGGAGCAGCTGTGA
- the thsB gene encoding thermosome subunit beta yields the protein MQGQPMIIMGDDSQRVQDEDAQSHNINAARAVSDSVRSTLGPKGMDKMLVSSMGDVTVTNDGVTILTEMDINNPTAEMIVEVAETQEDEAGDGTTTAVAVAGELLKNAEGLLEQDIHPTAIIKGLQMASEQARAEIGELAEEIDADDTDRIRKVAETSMTGKGAESNKEQLANLIVDAVQNVTVETQTGENVVDLEYVNIETQTGQSAGDSTLLDGAVISKDPVHDNMPTEAEDASVLLLSEAVEVEEANVDSQVSLSDPDQLQQFLDQEDEQLKAKVEQIKETGADVVFCQKGIDDLAQHYLAKEGILAVRRAKKSDIEFLKEVLGANIVSDLDSARAADLGTGSVTRDEDDGLFYVEGGDSHGVTILLRGSTDHVVDELERGITDALEVVAQTVSDGRVLAGGGAIEVELASRLREYADSVSGREQLAVEAFADSLELVPRVLSENAGLDPIDTLVDLRSAHESGDEHAGLNVYDGEVEDTYEAGVVEPAHAKEQALSSATEAANLVLKIDDIISAGDLTTEGGEEAGGPGGAPGGMGGMGGMGGMGGMM from the coding sequence ATGCAGGGCCAGCCGATGATCATCATGGGCGACGACTCCCAGCGCGTCCAGGACGAGGACGCTCAGTCCCACAACATCAACGCAGCACGCGCAGTATCGGATTCGGTTCGATCGACACTCGGACCGAAAGGGATGGACAAGATGCTCGTCTCCTCGATGGGCGACGTCACCGTCACGAACGACGGCGTCACCATCCTGACCGAGATGGACATCAACAACCCCACGGCCGAGATGATCGTCGAGGTCGCCGAAACCCAGGAGGACGAGGCAGGCGACGGCACGACGACGGCGGTCGCGGTCGCGGGCGAACTCCTCAAGAACGCCGAGGGGCTCCTCGAACAGGACATCCACCCGACGGCGATCATCAAGGGTCTCCAGATGGCGAGCGAGCAGGCTCGCGCGGAGATCGGCGAGCTCGCCGAGGAGATCGACGCCGACGACACCGACCGCATCCGCAAGGTCGCCGAGACCTCGATGACCGGCAAGGGAGCCGAGTCCAACAAGGAACAGCTCGCCAACCTCATCGTCGACGCGGTCCAGAACGTCACCGTTGAAACCCAGACCGGCGAGAACGTCGTCGACCTCGAGTACGTCAACATCGAGACTCAGACCGGCCAGTCGGCGGGCGACTCCACGCTCCTCGACGGCGCAGTCATCAGCAAGGACCCGGTCCACGACAACATGCCGACCGAGGCCGAGGACGCCTCCGTGCTCCTGCTGAGCGAGGCCGTCGAGGTCGAGGAGGCGAACGTCGACTCCCAGGTCAGCCTCTCCGATCCCGACCAGCTCCAGCAGTTCCTCGATCAGGAGGACGAGCAGCTCAAGGCCAAAGTCGAGCAGATCAAGGAAACCGGCGCTGACGTCGTGTTCTGCCAGAAGGGCATCGACGACCTCGCCCAGCACTACCTCGCGAAAGAGGGGATTCTGGCCGTGCGCCGCGCGAAGAAGTCCGACATCGAGTTCCTGAAGGAAGTTCTCGGCGCGAACATCGTCTCCGACCTCGACAGCGCGCGTGCCGCCGACCTCGGTACCGGCTCGGTCACCCGAGACGAGGACGACGGGCTGTTCTACGTCGAGGGTGGAGACTCCCACGGCGTCACGATCCTCCTCCGCGGCTCGACCGACCACGTGGTCGACGAGCTCGAACGCGGCATCACCGACGCGCTCGAAGTCGTCGCCCAGACGGTTTCGGACGGGCGCGTGCTCGCCGGCGGCGGTGCGATCGAAGTCGAACTCGCCTCCCGGCTCCGCGAGTACGCCGACTCCGTGAGCGGGCGCGAGCAGCTCGCGGTCGAGGCGTTCGCCGACTCGCTCGAACTCGTTCCCCGGGTGCTCTCGGAGAACGCAGGTCTCGATCCGATCGACACCCTCGTCGACCTCCGTTCGGCCCACGAGTCCGGCGACGAGCACGCGGGCCTGAACGTCTACGACGGCGAGGTCGAGGACACCTACGAAGCGGGCGTCGTCGAGCCGGCCCACGCCAAGGAGCAGGCCCTGTCGAGCGCGACCGAGGCCGCGAACCTCGTGCTCAAGATCGACGACATCATCTCCGCCGGTGACCTCACCACCGAGGGCGGCGAGGAGGCGGGCGGCCCCGGTGGCGCACCCGGCGGCATGGGTGGTATGGGCGGTATGGGTGGCATGGGCGGCATGATGTAA
- the nikB gene encoding nickel ABC transporter permease has translation MSGQYLLRRLLTMVVVLFAVSVLTYGLIFITPGDPARTILTQQMGGQTPSHEAVAQFRTAKGLDDSFPIQYARWMGGVVRGDLGQSYYSNGAVTTMIAQRLPNTIVLAVASMLVAVTIAVPAGIASAVEPGSHTDYAAQFGALVGVSMPNFWLGYLLIIVCSLRLDVFPVAGAGGLEHLVLPALTLGSGMAAVITRLVRTAMLNVLDADYVRMARSKGLRERIVVYKHALRNALVPVVTIIGLQLSYVLNGAVVVEVVFQRPGLGTLLVDAIFARDYPIVQGVTLLIGVIFVLTNVVVDLTYSRLDPRIDLGGEPT, from the coding sequence ATGAGCGGTCAGTACCTCCTCAGACGGCTGTTGACCATGGTCGTCGTCCTGTTCGCCGTCTCGGTGCTCACGTACGGGCTGATCTTCATCACCCCCGGAGATCCGGCGCGAACGATCCTCACCCAGCAGATGGGTGGACAGACGCCGTCGCACGAAGCCGTCGCACAGTTCCGGACGGCCAAAGGTCTCGACGATTCGTTCCCCATCCAGTACGCCCGATGGATGGGTGGCGTGGTTCGCGGCGATCTCGGCCAGTCGTATTACAGCAACGGGGCCGTCACAACGATGATCGCACAACGACTACCGAACACGATCGTCCTCGCCGTCGCGTCGATGCTCGTCGCGGTCACGATCGCGGTCCCCGCCGGGATCGCCAGCGCGGTCGAGCCGGGCAGTCACACCGACTACGCCGCACAGTTCGGTGCGCTCGTCGGGGTTTCGATGCCGAACTTCTGGCTCGGCTATCTCCTCATCATCGTCTGTTCGCTCCGGCTCGACGTGTTCCCCGTCGCTGGCGCGGGTGGGCTCGAACATCTGGTCCTCCCGGCGCTGACTCTCGGATCGGGCATGGCCGCGGTTATCACCCGGTTGGTACGGACGGCGATGCTCAACGTCCTCGACGCCGACTACGTTCGCATGGCCCGATCGAAGGGGCTGCGTGAACGAATCGTCGTCTACAAACACGCGCTCCGGAACGCGCTCGTGCCCGTCGTCACCATCATCGGGCTCCAGTTGAGCTACGTTCTCAACGGTGCCGTCGTCGTCGAGGTCGTGTTTCAGCGACCGGGGCTCGGAACGCTCCTGGTCGATGCGATCTTCGCACGCGATTACCCGATCGTGCAGGGAGTGACACTCCTCATCGGGGTTATCTTCGTGCTGACGAACGTCGTGGTCGATCTCACCTACAGCCGACTCGATCCGCGCATCGATCTCGGGGGTGAACCGACGTGA
- the aglM gene encoding UDP-glucose 6-dehydrogenase AglM, which translates to MNISVVGSGYVGTSVAACLADLGHSVVAIDIDEGIVDALNAGETPIHEPGLDERVATHSGDRLHATTDHAALRETDVTFVALQTPTREDGSIDLSVVEAGMRDIGEELAATEGYHLVVVKSTVIPGMVEERLVPILEETSGKRAGEEFGVAVNPEFQSQGSAVTDFLEPDKLVFGTEDGDRAEQRSANGSSGRSPRDRALERLHGVYEPLVAANDDDVPIVETGRREAAMVKYANNVFLAGKISLINELGNVCKEFGVDSYEVADAIGLDDRIGERFLRSGVGWGGSCFPKDTDALRAAARSVGYEPTLLDAIVDVNDRQPERMLELLERHVAPEGQRIAVLGLAFKPGTDDIRGSRATPIIAGLLERGADVAAYDPVAADAMAEKFPEVEYADSAADALRNAAGALVVTDWDEFAALDGAFDEMSSQVVVDGRRIVEPREGLTYEGLTW; encoded by the coding sequence GTGGTTGCAATCGACATCGACGAAGGCATCGTCGATGCCCTGAACGCCGGCGAAACCCCGATCCACGAGCCGGGCCTCGACGAGCGCGTCGCGACTCACTCGGGTGACCGGCTCCACGCGACCACGGATCACGCCGCTCTCCGCGAGACCGACGTCACGTTCGTCGCGCTCCAGACACCCACCCGCGAGGACGGTAGCATCGATCTCTCGGTGGTCGAGGCCGGCATGCGCGACATCGGCGAGGAACTCGCCGCGACCGAGGGCTACCATCTCGTCGTGGTCAAGAGCACCGTGATCCCCGGGATGGTCGAGGAGCGTCTCGTCCCGATCCTCGAAGAGACCTCGGGCAAGCGTGCGGGCGAGGAGTTCGGCGTCGCGGTCAATCCGGAGTTTCAGAGCCAGGGGTCGGCGGTCACGGACTTCCTCGAACCCGACAAGCTCGTGTTCGGCACTGAGGACGGGGACCGCGCGGAGCAACGCTCCGCGAATGGATCGAGCGGGCGAAGCCCGCGAGATCGCGCACTCGAACGACTTCACGGGGTGTACGAGCCGCTGGTCGCCGCAAACGATGATGACGTGCCGATCGTCGAGACCGGGCGGCGCGAGGCCGCGATGGTGAAGTACGCGAACAACGTGTTCCTCGCGGGGAAGATCAGCCTCATCAACGAGCTCGGCAACGTCTGCAAGGAGTTCGGTGTCGACTCGTACGAGGTCGCCGACGCGATCGGGCTCGACGACCGGATCGGCGAACGGTTCCTCCGCTCGGGTGTGGGCTGGGGCGGGTCGTGCTTCCCGAAGGACACCGACGCGCTCCGGGCCGCCGCGCGCTCGGTGGGATACGAGCCGACGCTGCTCGACGCGATCGTCGACGTCAACGACCGCCAGCCCGAGCGGATGCTCGAACTGCTCGAACGCCACGTCGCACCTGAAGGACAGCGGATCGCGGTGCTCGGATTGGCGTTCAAGCCAGGCACCGACGACATCCGCGGGTCGCGCGCGACGCCGATCATCGCGGGGCTGCTCGAACGCGGCGCGGACGTGGCGGCCTACGATCCGGTCGCTGCCGACGCGATGGCCGAAAAGTTCCCCGAGGTCGAGTACGCCGACTCGGCGGCCGACGCGCTCCGGAACGCTGCGGGCGCGCTCGTGGTCACCGACTGGGACGAGTTCGCAGCGCTCGACGGCGCGTTCGACGAGATGAGTAGTCAAGTAGTGGTCGACGGCCGGCGGATCGTCGAGCCGCGCGAGGGACTCACCTACGAGGGGCTGACCTGGTGA
- a CDS encoding MFS transporter, which produces MTLVVLCTLAFFATMVARLVISPVVPEIVDTFGSSTGVLGLALTGLWMAYAFAQFPSGILADRYGERRVILAAVGLTTVASALLALSPSMPVFLVLTLVLGGVAGLHYSVATTLLSRELDNIGTAIGLHNSGAPLAGLIAPIAAAAVSQWFGWRAAIALGAVAALPVFVLFRWKVRPTEPARPEQSMADRIALEPVLELLSRRKIAFTAVLAFLFEFIWQATASFLPTFLIAYHGYSVTFASTLFSAYFVIQGLTQPGIGSLSDRFGREETAGLCAVFGIAGYTLLLVGSRLSVLLVGIFCVGIAMGWGAALLPRFVDNLSAAERGAGFGLVRTTYMMLSATGSVVVGTVADAAGWGIAFGIFVVFLAVICVSLVGNRVLNLGF; this is translated from the coding sequence GTGACGCTCGTCGTACTCTGTACGCTCGCGTTTTTCGCGACGATGGTTGCTCGGTTGGTCATCAGTCCAGTCGTGCCGGAGATCGTCGATACGTTCGGTTCGTCGACGGGCGTTCTCGGACTCGCGCTGACCGGCCTCTGGATGGCGTACGCGTTCGCACAGTTCCCAAGCGGCATCCTGGCCGATCGGTACGGCGAGCGGCGCGTCATCCTCGCGGCAGTTGGACTGACGACGGTCGCCAGCGCGCTGCTCGCGCTCTCGCCATCGATGCCGGTCTTCCTCGTTCTCACGCTGGTGTTGGGTGGCGTTGCAGGGCTACATTACAGCGTTGCGACGACGCTGCTGAGCCGGGAGCTGGACAACATCGGCACCGCGATCGGTCTCCACAACTCCGGGGCACCGTTGGCGGGACTGATAGCCCCGATCGCGGCGGCCGCCGTCAGTCAGTGGTTCGGCTGGCGGGCGGCGATCGCGCTCGGAGCCGTCGCTGCGCTACCGGTGTTCGTCCTCTTCCGCTGGAAGGTCCGCCCGACGGAGCCTGCACGGCCCGAACAGTCGATGGCGGATCGCATCGCACTCGAACCGGTTCTCGAACTCCTCTCCCGACGAAAGATCGCCTTCACTGCCGTGCTCGCGTTTCTGTTCGAGTTTATCTGGCAGGCGACGGCGTCGTTCCTGCCGACGTTTCTGATCGCGTATCACGGCTACTCGGTGACGTTCGCCAGTACACTGTTCTCGGCGTATTTCGTCATTCAGGGACTCACACAGCCCGGTATCGGGTCGCTCTCGGACCGGTTCGGTCGCGAAGAGACGGCCGGTCTCTGTGCGGTCTTCGGGATAGCTGGCTATACGTTGCTTCTCGTCGGCTCGCGGTTGAGTGTCCTCCTCGTCGGCATCTTCTGTGTCGGCATCGCGATGGGCTGGGGCGCGGCGCTCTTGCCCCGCTTCGTCGATAATCTCTCGGCCGCCGAACGCGGTGCGGGGTTCGGTCTCGTGCGGACGACGTACATGATGTTGAGCGCGACAGGAAGCGTCGTTGTGGGAACGGTTGCGGACGCTGCGGGCTGGGGGATCGCGTTCGGGATCTTCGTCGTGTTTCTCGCCGTGATCTGTGTGTCACTCGTCGGGAATCGGGTGCTCAACCTCGGTTTCTGA
- the trmY gene encoding tRNA (pseudouridine(54)-N(1))-methyltransferase TrmY → MRQFVVLGHDAPTTADFSLDDLAGGAGRLDVLCRCVNSAFFLSHDLRENVRVWLVLGDEFAVRFEGSELRRLNPDERSTAALVRNALDAREEAIGHMETESSPGVHLSRRGFEPILETIAEGSTVVTLHEDGDPVGEIEPPDDPAFVLSDHRDFADGETELLAGIANARVRLGPERLHADHAITVAHNWLDTAGYTQY, encoded by the coding sequence ATGCGCCAGTTCGTCGTACTGGGTCACGACGCCCCCACGACCGCCGACTTCTCGCTCGACGATCTCGCGGGCGGCGCGGGGCGGCTCGACGTGCTCTGTCGGTGTGTGAACTCGGCGTTTTTCCTCTCGCACGATCTCCGCGAGAACGTTCGAGTGTGGCTCGTGCTCGGCGACGAGTTCGCGGTGCGCTTCGAGGGTAGCGAACTCCGCCGGCTGAACCCCGACGAACGCTCGACCGCCGCGCTGGTCCGCAACGCGCTCGATGCGCGTGAGGAGGCCATCGGCCACATGGAGACCGAGAGTTCGCCGGGCGTCCATCTCTCTCGGCGCGGGTTCGAGCCGATCCTGGAGACGATCGCCGAGGGGAGCACCGTCGTCACGCTTCACGAGGACGGCGATCCCGTCGGCGAGATCGAGCCGCCCGACGATCCGGCGTTCGTGCTGTCGGATCACCGGGATTTCGCCGATGGCGAGACCGAGCTGCTGGCGGGGATCGCGAACGCGCGGGTGCGCCTCGGCCCCGAGCGACTCCACGCCGACCACGCCATCACGGTCGCGCACAACTGGCTCGACACCGCGGGGTACACGCAGTACTGA
- a CDS encoding DUF7383 domain-containing protein, giving the protein MDQPTRANYALLTVQEHLGDSADGLDVSWAEFVGNHRSSEFEFTVPTEPVVDPYLELQVFDVSAYDHEILVNGDALTGFDIPPGAGWQYWMDPITGADLVEGTNTLRFVRDASTGDDFVIGTVTVHWKEPIE; this is encoded by the coding sequence ATGGATCAGCCCACCCGTGCGAACTACGCACTCCTCACCGTCCAGGAACACCTCGGCGACAGCGCCGACGGACTCGACGTGTCGTGGGCGGAGTTCGTCGGCAACCACCGCTCCTCGGAGTTCGAGTTCACCGTCCCCACGGAGCCGGTCGTCGACCCGTACCTCGAACTCCAGGTCTTCGACGTCTCGGCGTACGACCACGAAATCCTCGTCAATGGCGACGCGCTCACGGGCTTTGACATCCCGCCAGGCGCGGGCTGGCAGTACTGGATGGACCCGATCACCGGCGCGGATCTCGTCGAGGGCACCAACACGCTCCGGTTCGTCCGCGACGCCAGCACGGGCGACGACTTCGTGATCGGGACGGTGACTGTCCACTGGAAAGAACCCATCGAGTAA